In Candidatus Hydrogenedens sp., the genomic window AACGATTTTTTCCCAGGTGGAGGTGGATTGTTCTTTGAATTGGGTTTCGTTGATGGGATAAATAAAAAGAGCAGGGATGTGATTTTCTTCGGCAAATCTGAATGCCTTTTCTTTTCCCATGACCATAAAAGCGGTAGCGTATGCATCCGCATAGGCACAAGAGGGATGAATAACGCTAACAGAAGCAATTGTATTTGGTATGGGGTAACCTGTATGTGGGTCTATCTCATGGGAATATTTTTTCCCTTCCCATATATAGAAATTCCGATAGTTGCCAGAGGTCGCCATCGCCAGGTCTTTGAGCTGTATGGCAAGAAATGCGGAATGCTCTATAGAAATTGGCCGTTCAATTCCAATGTTCCATGCAGTTCCGAGAAATTTTTCTCCTTTTACTCGCACTTCTCCACCTACTTCTATCATATAACTATTGAATGCGTTTTGGTCTAATATTTCTGCTACCTTATCAACCGCATACCCTTTGGCAACTGCAGAAAAATCACACTTTACCTCCGGGTTATGCTTTTTTATCCCTTCGGGAACTATTTCTATTTTTCGATAATCAACCCTTTTTAATTCTGCCTCGACTTGTTCTCTTGTGGGAGGCTGTTCCACGGTTCGGGGTCCAAACCCCCAAATTTCAACCAGTGGAAAAACGGTAATGTCCAGTGCTCCATCTGTCTGTTGGGCTATGTCAAGTGAAATTCTAAATACCTCTCGCGTTTCTGGAGAAACAGGAAAAGGGGCTTCGTCTCTATACTGATTAAACCGACTTAATTCCGAATCGGGTTTATAGGTAGACATTAAATTGTCTATTTTTGATAGGCAGTTATGGATTTTTTCGCCAGTACCCTCAGGCATAATTTGTCCTTTGGGCAAAATTATTTTTACCCGATAAGTTGTCCCCATGGTAGTGCCAGAAAAAGAAAAGATATTGTAGGGAGGAACTTTGGTGGAGCAGGACATAAGAAAACACATTATAAACAAAACTTCTCCCCATCGTAGGACGGGAAGAAGTTTTTTGCTATCCTCAAGAATATATTTGTAATTATCCAAAGTTATCGTAAGCAATCATATCATCCTCAACACCTAAATTATGAAGCATGTTCAAACATGCAGACAACATGAGCGGAGGTCCGCAGATGTAGTATTCAATATCTTCGGGTGCGGGATGGTTTTTCAAGTATTCATCATACAGAACTTGATGAATAAAGCCTGTTAGTCCTGTCCAGTTATCTTCGGGCAATGGTTCGGAAAGAGCAATGTGCCAGCGGAAATTTTCATTTTCTCGTTGTATCATATTGAAATCATCTTCATAGAAAATTTCCCGTTTACTTCGAGCACCATACCAGAATGTCACCTTCCGTTTTGTTTTCAACCGTTTGAACTGGTCAAAAATATGGGAACGCATCGGAGCCATACCAGCACCACCACCAATAAAGCACATCTCACGGTTCGTATCTTTTGCGAAGAACTCGCCGAAAGGACCTGAGATTGTGACTTCATCACCAGGTTTTAAACTGAAGATATAAGACGACATGATGCCAGGTGGTATCCCTTTTGCATTGGGGGGCGGTAATGCTATACGAACATTAAGCATGATAATCCCTTTTTCATCGGGATAATTTGCCATTGAATAGGCACGCGTCACATGTTCATCGTTGACTGCAACGATATCCCACAATTTGAATTTGTCCCATACATCACGAAATTGAGGTTCAATATCAAAATCTTTATAGTAAATTTTATACGGTGGGCATTGAATCTGAATATATCCACCTGCACGGAATGGCACTTCCTCACCCTCTGGTAATTGCAATACCAATTCTTTAATAAAAGTAGCAACACTACGGTTGGATTTGACTTTACATTTCCACTGGCGAACCTCAAACACTTCTGGTGGTAACTCAATTTTCATGTCTTGCTTTACCTTTACCTGACAGGCAAGACGATAACCCTTTTTAGCCAAACCACGATTAATATGTGTTTGCTCTGTGGGAAGCAATGAACCTCCACCTTCTTTGACAACTACTTTGCAAACACCACAACTTCCTTTCCCTCCGCAGGCAGAAGGAATAAATATTTTTTGGTTTGCAAGGGTGCTTAAAAGAGTCCCTCCGACAGGCGCCGTTAATGCTTTGTTCGGGTCATCGTTAACAATGATTTTTACGCTACCCGAGGCTACTAATTTTGCTTTCGCAATCATTAATAAGATAGCCAGTGTTAACACAATTAATGAAAACATTAACATGCCAAGCAATACTGTTTGCATGCTTGTAATTCCTTAATCCTTAAGTTTATTCAAATTAAATGTTACCTTTTTCATCGTTTATAGTTGAATCCCTGAGAATGCTAAGAATCCCAGAGCCATCAAACCAGTTAAAATAAAAGCCAGCCCCAAGCCTCTTAATCCCGGAGGGACATTGCTATATCTTAACTTCTCTCGGATAGAAGCCATACCAATAATTGCCAATGCCCATCCGATACCGGAGCCTATGGCAAAAACTAATGCATCCCCGAAGGCATAATCCCGCTGTTCCATAAAAAGAGCCGCACCCAATATGGCACAGTTAACTGCAATTAATGGGAGGAATATCCCCAAAGCGGAATATAAGGTAGGGACAAATCGGTCTAAAAACATCTCCACCAGTTGTACTAATGCGGCAATGGAACCAATATATGCAAGGAAGCTTAAAAAGCCAAGGTCTACATTAGCAAGACTGGGATGTATCCACGCCATTGCCCCTTCACGAAGTAAGTAATTAAAGATAAGATTGCTGGTAACAACGGCGAGCACAAGAACAAATATGACTGCAGTTCCCAGACCGATGGCTGTCTCAACTTTTCGCGATACCGCCATGAAAGAACACATACCTAAAAAGAAAGCCAGTGCCATATTTTCGATAAAAGCACTTTTTATAAATAGACCTGCATAATGCTCAAACATGGTAAGATTACTCCTTCTCTTGTTGTTCAGGTTTCCATGTCCGAAGTAGCCAGATTAGCATGGCTATCATAAATAAGGCTCCAGGAGCCATGAGTAATATGCCATTGGGATAATACCACCCCCCTTCATTGACTGTTTTTAATACCGTATACCCCAAAATTTTCCCCGAACCAAATAATTCACGGAAGAAACCTAATATAATTAATATCATGCTATACCCCAAACCATTCCCTATTCCGTCCAAAAAACTTTCCCAGGGCGGATTCTGCATAGCATATGCTTCCGCACGACCCATAACGATGCAGTTTGTGATAATAAGCCCAACGAAAACAGATAATTGCTTACTAATTGTGGGTACAAATGCCTTCAATATTTGGTCAGCAATAATAACCAATGACGCTATAATTGTTAATTGGATAATAATACGAACATTCGTAGGAATTAAGTTCCGTATCAAACTAATGGATAAATTGGAAAATGCAGTTACAACCGTAAGAGAAATTGCCATTACTATGGCTTTATCCAATTTTGTCGTAACAGCCAGAGCAGAACAGATACCTAATATTTGCAGTGCAATAGGATTGTTGTTAAACAATGGGTCAATTAATGCGGTACGTTCTTTTTTTCCTAAAATAGCACTCATATTTATAAACTCCCTTGTTGTTTCTTATTCTTGATATATTTCCCGTATCCATTATCACTTAACCAGAAATGGATTAAGTTCGTAACACCACGGCTGGTCATTGTAGCACCAGATAAACCGTCCACATGATGCGGGTCAGAATCTGGAGAACCTGCCTGTCCTTTAATCACAGAGAGTTGAACCTCACCTGCGGAATCATAGACTTTACGACCAACCCATAACTGACACCATTTAGGATTTTCAATCTCACCACCTAAACCTGGCGTTTCTCCATGTTCATAAAAAATAATTCCACGAACCGTATTTAAATCCTTATCTAACGCTAAATAGCCATACAACATTGACCACAAACCACGTCCCTGAATAGGCAATATAACCTCATCTATCTGCCCCTGCCGTTTTACCATGTATACAAAACCATACTTTGGAATATCAATCAAACCAGCAGAATTCGGTGGTGCTTTTTTGCTC contains:
- a CDS encoding FAD:protein FMN transferase; this translates as MLTITLDNYKYILEDSKKLLPVLRWGEVLFIMCFLMSCSTKVPPYNIFSFSGTTMGTTYRVKIILPKGQIMPEGTGEKIHNCLSKIDNLMSTYKPDSELSRFNQYRDEAPFPVSPETREVFRISLDIAQQTDGALDITVFPLVEIWGFGPRTVEQPPTREQVEAELKRVDYRKIEIVPEGIKKHNPEVKCDFSAVAKGYAVDKVAEILDQNAFNSYMIEVGGEVRVKGEKFLGTAWNIGIERPISIEHSAFLAIQLKDLAMATSGNYRNFYIWEGKKYSHEIDPHTGYPIPNTIASVSVIHPSCAYADAYATAFMVMGKEKAFRFAEENHIPALFIYPINETQFKEQSTSTWEKIV
- the nqrF gene encoding NADH:ubiquinone reductase (Na(+)-transporting) subunit F, producing the protein MQTVLLGMLMFSLIVLTLAILLMIAKAKLVASGSVKIIVNDDPNKALTAPVGGTLLSTLANQKIFIPSACGGKGSCGVCKVVVKEGGGSLLPTEQTHINRGLAKKGYRLACQVKVKQDMKIELPPEVFEVRQWKCKVKSNRSVATFIKELVLQLPEGEEVPFRAGGYIQIQCPPYKIYYKDFDIEPQFRDVWDKFKLWDIVAVNDEHVTRAYSMANYPDEKGIIMLNVRIALPPPNAKGIPPGIMSSYIFSLKPGDEVTISGPFGEFFAKDTNREMCFIGGGAGMAPMRSHIFDQFKRLKTKRKVTFWYGARSKREIFYEDDFNMIQRENENFRWHIALSEPLPEDNWTGLTGFIHQVLYDEYLKNHPAPEDIEYYICGPPLMLSACLNMLHNLGVEDDMIAYDNFG
- the nqrE gene encoding NADH:ubiquinone reductase (Na(+)-transporting) subunit E, translated to MFEHYAGLFIKSAFIENMALAFFLGMCSFMAVSRKVETAIGLGTAVIFVLVLAVVTSNLIFNYLLREGAMAWIHPSLANVDLGFLSFLAYIGSIAALVQLVEMFLDRFVPTLYSALGIFLPLIAVNCAILGAALFMEQRDYAFGDALVFAIGSGIGWALAIIGMASIREKLRYSNVPPGLRGLGLAFILTGLMALGFLAFSGIQL
- a CDS encoding NADH:ubiquinone reductase (Na(+)-transporting) subunit D, which gives rise to MSAILGKKERTALIDPLFNNNPIALQILGICSALAVTTKLDKAIVMAISLTVVTAFSNLSISLIRNLIPTNVRIIIQLTIIASLVIIADQILKAFVPTISKQLSVFVGLIITNCIVMGRAEAYAMQNPPWESFLDGIGNGLGYSMILIILGFFRELFGSGKILGYTVLKTVNEGGWYYPNGILLMAPGALFMIAMLIWLLRTWKPEQQEKE
- a CDS encoding Na(+)-translocating NADH-quinone reductase subunit C — protein: MQREGSLYTVIFTTVLCGICSILVASAAVGLKERQQINQILDRQHKILLVSGLVSPSERLSREGIQSKFKENIDVRLVNFDTGDYATDIPVETFDPKRALKDPNLSKKAPPNSAGLIDIPKYGFVYMVKRQGQIDEVILPIQGRGLWSMLYGYLALDKDLNTVRGIIFYEHGETPGLGGEIENPKWCQLWVGRKVYDSAGEVQLSVIKGQAGSPDSDPHHVDGLSGATMTSRGVTNLIHFWLSDNGYGKYIKNKKQQGSL